In Gossypium hirsutum isolate 1008001.06 chromosome D01, Gossypium_hirsutum_v2.1, whole genome shotgun sequence, the genomic window CTGGTACATGAAAATGCGTTTCCTATGTTAAAACTAAAGGAAGTAACTCATGCAAAAACCCCAAGATCGCCAGACACACACTTAAAAGAAGCATGAAAATCAGAATGTCAACCCTGAAATAAAATCAATTTGTATGTTAATGCATCAAGTGGATATAGCTTTTAGTGGTTTATCATAAATTTCTTAAAGATAACAGAAGGAAAAGGAGCATTATGTTCCAAGTGTCTTTTGTCAACCTATTATGACTCACTCttgataaataaatgaaatgctacttttaatttaatttacaccGGAGGAATTCCTCAGGCGGTCATACATTTTTCTCTTTGAAAGAACAAAGCAATTTACCATCGCAAATTTTCTTTTCCCTCTCATTGCCAGTCTTCTTTCTCATGGAAGAGGTTGGTTGTTTTTGGCAAGAATTATCATATTTAGTGGCATGGTGAATTGATGTTATAATATTTGATGAAAATGAGAGAAACACTTGCAATGAGAAAAGGCAGCAACAGCTGAGAGTAATGCAGTGTCAAAAAGAGCACCATCAGCATCCAAACAGTATATGTCCTGAAAAAACAGAATACTATGTTACTTCCATATTCAAGGAGAACAAAGGCACTATGGTATTACTTGAATTTCCATATCAACTTGCATGAACACTAGATGGCTTATGTTCGAGCTCTTACACAACTTGAAAGTCCTAAGACGGATAATTAAGACATTTTAAAACCACATTCACGTACCAAATATGCCATCCAAGCAGCTTTTCCACTAACCAAGGACAGTTCCTTCAAATTGATCATGCCAGAGCTGTAATTACACATGACAAGTTGTTTGAGAACCTAACAGAAAGAAAAGGATACAAAGTGGAACAGTTTTGAAACAGAACATTTATAAGTGTAAAGAGATTCAAAAGAAACGAAACCACCAACAAATTTAGATAAAATAACTGAGCAGTGTGCTTCAGCAAGCAGGAAGAAGCAAGAGGGAGAACTCAAAGTTCCAATATCAAGGCTAAAATACCCAGTTAACCACATCAATAATCATAAGTAAATACAGAGGCGAAGAGGAAGATAATGATTGAATCCACACAAAGATGAGATAACAAATTGCAGACTTTGCATTCTAAAGAATTACAGCACAGACAAACATCACACGTCACAACTACAAGTAAATTAACAGGCTTAATAGGGTGCATCTCAGCATCAATAAACAACCAAGGAACTAAATTGGCATGCCTTAAAATAGTGTCTGACAATTGCTTTGCAACGACTGGTGCTGCCTCAGCCGGTCCGCCAGGCCTAACAATTGGAGAACAAATTGGAGGCATGTGGAAATCAATcactgaaaatgaaaaagaaattatgATAAAGTACGAGAGATAACAGATACGTTTTAAGAAGAGAAAGAGAAACAGGAAAGCATGCAGCTAACGGCAGCAAACCTATACAACCCTCATCCGGTGTTTCCAATGAAGGGGTCATGACCTTCATTTTGATAGCAGCCAACATAGTCTATGCCATGCAaggaattaattattaaactccAAGCTTAATTGCTTGCCAAAGCAAAGCAGTATATGTATTAAGAGAAAGTGACAAACTTACAGTTGAACCAATTTTTGCAAGTGCTGAACCATTAGCAGATGCAACAGCCCCTGGATATTAAAGGAATCAGATCCAAGTATGAAGAAATATTATGTCACATAAAAGTTTCACAGTTatatcttttttcttttactaACCAAGGGCAATGGTGGTTTCTCTTGCTCTTCCAAGCGGACGAGCATCAGGACTTATAGACTCTAAAAGATGTTTCTCGTAGAAATGAAGGGGAAAGAGGCGTCTGAAAGCATCTACCTCAACTTCAGTTGACAAGTCACCGTTCGCATTTGGTAATCCCATCGTCAATCTATTTTCTTTTGATCGAAAAAGGGGGAAAAAACACATTTATACCGATCCATTATCagaaattatatttcattcattttaaaaTGTTGTTTTCAAGGTAATAGTAGCATGGAAGCCCTTGTACTAGAAGTCAGATTGCTTTTTGCCcattctactaaaaaaatgagcaaattagtccttatactttaaatcaaagagcaaattggtccttgtgttaaaattttcattcatttctactattaaaaaataGTTCCTATACATCAAAATAAGGTACATGTAATGCGTCAAATATAATTGTCTGATTATTTTGTAAACCACTTTAGATGAAAAATTTTGACTGAAAGGTCTAGTTTGTTCTTTGATTTAATGAACAAGGGCAAAACGGTTTCCATACTGCTTTTTCCATTAAATATGTGTTTTAGTTGTACAAAGAGcatcattattttataaattttagcaGAACTTTCTACATTAACAATTCTAATTCATCAATAAATAAGCATAATCGGAAAATTTTCAATGCTCAAAATCA contains:
- the LOC107928852 gene encoding exosome complex component RRP43, translated to MGLPNANGDLSTEVEVDAFRRLFPLHFYEKHLLESISPDARPLGRARETTIALGAVASANGSALAKIGSTTMLAAIKMKVMTPSLETPDEGCIVIDFHMPPICSPIVRPGGPAEAAPVVAKQLSDTILSSGMINLKELSLVSGKAAWMAYLDIYCLDADGALFDTALLSAVAAFSHLEIPVPVVSLNDDGKIVLSEEQGLSDREPVNKEKRKINLSSIPFSLTCVLHKNYILADPTAEEESIMDTIVTVVLDSSSQLVSLHKPGGTVLAYTSAIQDCIALTRQRVKELQKILEEAISGMEVD